In Bacillus sp. SB49, a single window of DNA contains:
- a CDS encoding DUF6440 family protein encodes MMFHKKEKKENKRFDEKLIQTSQQGSMISIWVDRETGVNYIYTWSAQGCTLTPLLDKNGEVIVAQIEEDK; translated from the coding sequence ATGATGTTCCATAAAAAAGAGAAAAAAGAGAATAAACGTTTTGATGAAAAGTTGATACAAACTTCTCAACAAGGGAGTATGATATCTATATGGGTTGATCGTGAAACAGGTGTTAACTATATTTACACATGGAGTGCGCAAGGATGCACTCTCACCCCTTTATTAGATAAGAATGGTGAAGTTATAGTAGCACAAATAGAAGAAGACAAGTAA
- a CDS encoding ABC transporter ATP-binding protein, producing the protein MEKQLVIHVEQLSKRFKNESALKNLNFSVHSGEIFGFLGPSGSGKTTTIKILTGQLAQTSGRAVVLGTPVEQINESIYEQVGIVTDNSGIYERITVYSNMKFFANILGVGKERIDFLLTRVGLFEHKDKIASKLSKGMTQRLVLARSLLHKPKVLFLDEPTSGLDPTTALAVHELLTELKESGTAIFLTTHNMDEATKLCDHVALLNDGVIVENGTPKALSLKYNLNKSYQILLKDKKEIILPHSDETGKKIKQWIASDELVTIHSNEPTLEKVFIELTGRNLL; encoded by the coding sequence ATGGAAAAGCAACTAGTAATCCACGTCGAACAGTTATCTAAAAGGTTCAAAAATGAGTCTGCCTTAAAAAATCTTAATTTCTCAGTGCACTCTGGAGAAATATTTGGATTTCTTGGACCCTCAGGTTCAGGAAAAACAACGACTATAAAAATATTGACTGGACAATTAGCACAAACCTCGGGAAGAGCAGTGGTTTTAGGCACCCCAGTTGAACAAATTAATGAAAGTATTTATGAACAAGTAGGCATTGTCACTGACAACAGCGGAATATATGAAAGGATAACTGTGTACAGTAATATGAAATTTTTCGCTAACATCTTAGGTGTAGGGAAAGAACGAATTGACTTCCTTTTAACTAGAGTTGGTTTATTTGAACACAAAGATAAAATTGCAAGTAAATTATCGAAGGGAATGACCCAACGTTTAGTCTTAGCTAGATCTCTTTTGCATAAGCCCAAGGTCCTTTTTTTAGATGAACCTACAAGCGGATTAGACCCAACTACTGCTTTAGCTGTTCATGAACTACTTACCGAGCTAAAAGAGAGTGGAACTGCAATTTTTCTTACTACTCATAATATGGACGAGGCGACGAAACTATGTGATCACGTTGCCCTTCTAAATGATGGCGTAATTGTAGAGAATGGAACTCCTAAAGCTTTAAGTCTCAAGTACAATCTGAATAAGAGCTATCAGATATTATTAAAGGATAAAAAGGAAATCATACTGCCTCACTCTGATGAAACAGGAAAAAAAATAAAGCAGTGGATTGCAAGTGATGAACTTGTAACGATTCATTCAAATGAACCGACACTAGAAAAAGTCTTCATAGAATTGACGGGGAGGAACTTACTGTGA
- a CDS encoding VOC family protein — translation MIKGLYEAHLPVSDLNKSIEFYEGLGLKFDHKVEDRLAFLWIVKDQSWVGLWKTDKVEVEYHPSIRHIAFEVSLDGLKNSVNWLKTKGYKPRKAFGFDPIEPFVMPNPNGEFAHAKVHFNDPDGNSLEFICKISNPNNLTEKMYLSEWEESNRLTK, via the coding sequence TTGATTAAGGGTCTATACGAAGCACATTTGCCGGTAAGTGACTTAAATAAGTCGATTGAATTCTATGAAGGACTAGGGTTGAAGTTTGACCATAAAGTGGAAGATAGATTAGCTTTCTTATGGATTGTAAAAGACCAAAGTTGGGTTGGCTTATGGAAAACCGATAAAGTTGAGGTAGAGTATCATCCTTCAATTAGACATATAGCTTTTGAAGTATCTTTAGATGGTTTGAAAAACTCGGTTAACTGGCTAAAAACTAAAGGTTATAAACCGAGAAAAGCTTTTGGTTTTGATCCTATTGAACCATTCGTGATGCCAAATCCTAATGGAGAGTTTGCCCATGCAAAGGTACATTTTAATGACCCGGATGGAAATAGTTTAGAGTTCATTTGTAAAATTAGTAATCCTAACAATTTGACAGAGAAAATGTATCTAAGTGAATGGGAAGAATCAAATAGACTAACGAAGTAG
- a CDS encoding zf-HC2 domain-containing protein, with amino-acid sequence MKISCNVIRDILPLYAEDMASQDTRDLVEDHIASCENCKKRLEEMRTFEEPPVDTDIAPLRNIQNTLRRKKLQTIIFSVMVTLVFAVVTIAYLTTPAYLSYNEDAVSIMEKDDGTVRLNFSEEVAGFDVTEYPAAGNSGYVYDITTWETIWHQKISRNNVENTVLNPNGETVASVYYYNTDGSENTLIYGDPITDGSVMTLPRVVLSYYLLFAVGFSLICGIGLVLFRKNEKIRNGLEKIILLPISYLFAHFLIKGLHSSTYLAGRDFYLILLVTIPLYFALSAGRNILKKLLNKKPKITS; translated from the coding sequence ATGAAGATCAGCTGTAATGTGATCAGGGATATACTGCCGTTATATGCCGAGGATATGGCAAGTCAAGATACCAGAGATCTAGTCGAAGACCATATAGCTTCTTGTGAAAACTGCAAAAAACGCCTTGAAGAAATGCGGACTTTTGAAGAACCGCCAGTAGATACCGATATAGCTCCCTTAAGGAACATACAAAATACGTTGCGAAGGAAAAAGCTGCAGACGATTATATTTTCAGTCATGGTAACATTGGTTTTTGCAGTGGTTACAATCGCTTATCTGACAACGCCGGCATACCTATCTTATAATGAAGATGCAGTTTCAATCATGGAAAAGGATGACGGAACTGTACGTTTGAATTTTAGTGAAGAAGTCGCTGGATTTGATGTAACCGAATATCCAGCAGCGGGCAATTCAGGATATGTCTATGATATAACGACGTGGGAAACGATCTGGCACCAGAAAATAAGCAGAAACAACGTAGAAAATACGGTCTTAAACCCGAATGGGGAAACGGTCGCTTCCGTCTACTATTACAATACCGATGGAAGTGAAAATACTTTAATTTATGGGGATCCCATAACAGATGGTTCTGTTATGACGTTACCTCGGGTTGTTTTAAGTTATTATTTGTTGTTTGCTGTAGGTTTTTCACTTATTTGTGGAATTGGATTGGTCCTATTCCGTAAGAACGAGAAAATAAGAAATGGACTAGAAAAGATTATTCTACTGCCTATCTCTTACCTGTTTGCTCACTTCCTTATAAAAGGTCTTCACTCTTCCACTTACCTTGCTGGACGAGACTTTTATCTAATATTACTAGTCACCATTCCTTTATATTTTGCGTTGTCAGCTGGACGGAACATATTAAAAAAATTATTAAATAAAAAGCCGAAAATCACTTCATAA
- a CDS encoding ABC transporter permease: MNISLRKIKAIVGMKFQTLLSNTSVMLAPILALGFVFAIKNLMPDLDVSEEGINFSTNAYALSFGIVFNIAIAGISMSSGPLAEEKEKNTLRVLMTSSVNGLEYLIGTLLPPLLILILVNILMIPVSGSSFGDVQFGSYLLLTTVASLISLIIGYIIGILTKNQTQTSLYTMPITLLLTSVPALKLFQEDLSAMLDYTYTGVLTNFSNSIYSEIGYQWNLTDISVLSGWFIISLVIFIFAYKKNGLDS; the protein is encoded by the coding sequence GTGAACATTTCATTAAGAAAGATAAAAGCAATCGTAGGAATGAAGTTTCAGACGTTATTAAGTAATACCAGTGTGATGTTAGCCCCCATTCTTGCATTAGGGTTTGTATTTGCTATAAAAAATCTAATGCCGGATTTAGATGTAAGTGAGGAAGGAATTAACTTTTCTACGAATGCATATGCTCTTAGCTTTGGGATTGTTTTTAATATCGCAATAGCTGGTATTTCAATGAGCAGTGGCCCTTTAGCAGAAGAAAAGGAAAAAAACACTTTACGAGTTCTAATGACATCTTCGGTAAACGGCTTAGAGTACTTGATTGGGACTCTTCTACCTCCATTACTTATCCTGATTCTAGTAAATATTCTTATGATACCTGTTAGTGGATCCTCTTTTGGGGATGTCCAATTTGGAAGTTACTTGCTCCTGACAACAGTAGCTAGTTTAATCAGTCTTATAATTGGATATATAATTGGAATCCTTACTAAAAACCAAACACAAACATCCTTATATACAATGCCGATTACGTTACTTTTAACATCAGTACCTGCACTCAAACTGTTCCAAGAAGATTTGTCCGCTATGCTTGACTATACTTACACAGGAGTGTTAACGAATTTTTCCAACAGTATATATTCTGAGATTGGATACCAATGGAACCTAACAGATATTAGTGTGTTGTCCGGGTGGTTCATTATTTCTTTAGTTATCTTTATTTTTGCATACAAGAAAAATGGATTAGATAGTTAA
- a CDS encoding IucA/IucC family protein, with protein MLFQDIQEQLKEDDWKKVNQRLMAKMLAEYMYEDMIHPTEERTNTYRLEAKEGTVYTFRAEPRLFDSFDVDSRSIRLITEDGEQEADSAVDLLIDLQETIGMSPETTGHLIKELNATLIADVHLLNKKDLTSRELLDIDYAELEGYMTGHPWITYNKGRIGFSYGDYLRFAPEQHQEVKLSWIAVHKTLATFQAVDGLNWDDLLEKELSEKDRTRFKEVVRQSGGRAEDYYFFPVHEWQWENTIVQNFPQELAEKRIIPVGDGADSYLPQQSIRTFVNRSSQEKHHVKLPMSILNTLVYRGLPSERTKIAPKVTELIKGMYEQDDFLKNECRVILPGENASINVDHPHYSNVADAPYQYLEMLGTIWRESIYTYLEEGEQAITLAALLHEDHEGTPYIKEAIAASGLDPDTWMQKFYKVVMDPLLHYLYQYGTVFSPHGQNTILVLKDYQPHRLAIKDFVDDVNITDQPFEELSGLSDEMKEVLRSEPPEGLTQFIFTGLFICHLRYLSQLMERHGMLGERRFFELLAASIHDYQDRFPQLKERFELFDFFQPTLTKLCLNRNRMVDYGYADGEDRPHASEFGLVTNALAEFQRIEKSH; from the coding sequence GTGTTATTTCAAGATATTCAAGAACAGCTGAAGGAAGACGATTGGAAGAAAGTGAACCAGCGACTGATGGCGAAGATGCTTGCGGAATATATGTATGAGGATATGATCCATCCGACGGAGGAACGTACCAACACGTACCGGCTCGAAGCAAAGGAAGGGACGGTGTACACCTTCCGGGCAGAGCCGCGCCTGTTTGACAGCTTCGACGTCGACTCCCGGTCCATCCGCCTGATCACAGAGGACGGGGAGCAGGAAGCAGACAGCGCGGTCGATCTGCTTATCGATCTTCAGGAGACGATCGGAATGTCCCCTGAAACGACGGGACATTTAATCAAGGAATTGAATGCCACGCTGATCGCGGACGTCCACCTGTTAAACAAAAAGGACCTTACCTCCCGGGAGCTGTTGGATATTGATTATGCCGAGCTCGAAGGCTACATGACCGGCCACCCGTGGATCACCTATAACAAAGGGAGAATCGGCTTCAGCTACGGCGACTACCTGCGGTTTGCACCGGAGCAGCATCAGGAAGTGAAGCTGTCATGGATCGCTGTACATAAGACGCTCGCCACGTTCCAGGCGGTCGACGGCTTGAACTGGGACGACCTGTTGGAGAAGGAGTTGAGCGAAAAAGACCGGACTCGTTTCAAGGAGGTCGTCCGACAATCCGGCGGCCGGGCGGAGGACTACTACTTCTTCCCTGTCCATGAGTGGCAGTGGGAAAACACGATTGTCCAGAACTTCCCCCAGGAGCTTGCAGAAAAAAGGATCATCCCGGTCGGCGACGGTGCGGACAGCTACCTGCCGCAGCAATCGATCCGCACCTTCGTAAACAGAAGCTCTCAGGAGAAGCACCACGTCAAACTGCCGATGAGTATTTTGAACACGCTCGTTTATCGCGGTCTGCCGTCCGAGCGCACGAAAATAGCGCCGAAAGTGACCGAACTCATCAAAGGGATGTACGAACAGGATGACTTCCTGAAAAACGAATGCCGGGTCATCCTGCCGGGAGAGAATGCCAGCATCAACGTCGATCATCCCCATTACTCGAACGTCGCTGATGCGCCGTATCAGTATTTGGAGATGCTCGGGACGATCTGGCGCGAAAGCATCTACACGTATTTAGAGGAAGGGGAGCAGGCGATCACGCTGGCCGCGCTTCTTCATGAAGACCATGAAGGAACGCCGTACATTAAAGAAGCGATCGCCGCATCCGGTCTTGATCCTGATACGTGGATGCAGAAGTTCTACAAGGTCGTCATGGACCCGCTGCTTCATTACTTGTACCAATACGGCACGGTCTTCTCCCCGCACGGGCAGAATACGATCCTCGTTTTGAAAGATTACCAGCCCCATCGACTTGCGATCAAGGACTTCGTCGATGACGTCAACATTACCGATCAGCCGTTTGAAGAATTGAGCGGCTTGTCCGACGAAATGAAGGAAGTGCTCCGCAGCGAGCCGCCGGAAGGGCTCACGCAGTTCATATTCACCGGCCTGTTCATCTGTCACCTCCGTTACTTGAGCCAGTTGATGGAGCGGCACGGCATGCTTGGCGAACGGCGCTTTTTCGAACTGCTCGCAGCGTCCATCCATGACTACCAGGACAGGTTCCCGCAGCTGAAGGAGCGGTTTGAACTATTCGACTTCTTCCAGCCGACATTGACGAAGCTGTGCCTGAACCGCAACCGGATGGTCGATTACGGGTATGCCGACGGCGAAGATCGCCCGCACGCCTCTGAATTCGGCCTGGTCACCAATGCCCTTGCCGAGTTCCAACGAATCGAGAAAAGCCACTGA
- a CDS encoding helix-turn-helix transcriptional regulator, with protein MKNKKMKIARVEADVSQEKLADIVGVTRQTINLIESGNYNPSLKLCTAICKALNKTLDDLFWEE; from the coding sequence TTGAAAAACAAAAAAATGAAGATCGCCCGTGTTGAAGCCGATGTTTCTCAAGAAAAATTAGCAGATATTGTAGGGGTTACAAGGCAGACCATTAATTTAATCGAATCTGGAAACTATAACCCGAGTCTGAAATTGTGTACGGCCATATGTAAAGCATTAAATAAAACTTTAGATGATTTATTCTGGGAGGAATGA
- a CDS encoding GNAT family N-acetyltransferase: MGRTIGFRRAGIDDLALVHRWMQEEHVHPFWNLNIPLDRFRTHYEKALADSHQTLYIGTIDGEPVSYWEAYWVKGDVLEGSYPAAPFDQGVHLLIGEKAYLGKGCALPFLREMVRYQFQEPKTAKVAAEPDIRNEKMIHVFERCGFRRIKPIPLPDKQAQLMFCEREEFEKRWNDVYDTTCL; encoded by the coding sequence ATCGGCCGGACGATCGGATTCCGCCGCGCCGGAATCGATGATCTCGCGCTTGTCCATCGCTGGATGCAGGAGGAACACGTCCATCCGTTCTGGAACTTGAATATTCCGCTCGACCGTTTCCGTACCCACTATGAAAAAGCGCTCGCAGACAGCCACCAGACGCTGTATATCGGAACGATTGATGGAGAACCGGTCAGTTATTGGGAGGCCTATTGGGTAAAGGGGGACGTTCTCGAAGGCTCGTATCCCGCCGCCCCATTCGATCAGGGCGTCCACCTGCTGATCGGGGAGAAAGCATACCTTGGTAAAGGCTGTGCCCTGCCTTTCCTCCGCGAAATGGTGCGGTACCAATTCCAGGAGCCTAAGACGGCAAAGGTCGCAGCGGAACCGGATATCCGCAATGAGAAGATGATCCATGTGTTCGAAAGGTGCGGCTTCCGGAGGATAAAGCCGATCCCCCTCCCTGATAAGCAGGCGCAGCTGATGTTTTGTGAACGAGAAGAATTTGAAAAGAGGTGGAACGATGTATACGACACAACCTGTCTATGA
- a CDS encoding aspartate kinase, whose amino-acid sequence MAIIVQKFGGTSLQSTERIAAIRDRILLERETGSQLVVVVSAMGDSTNRLLSLAKELTNRPDPRDMDLLLATGEQVSCSLLSLALKEKGADAVALTGPQAGIQTEHAYGKARITKIATRPIQEQLDAGKIVVVAGFQGNAGEGEICTLGRGGSDTTAAALAAELGAERCDIFTDVDGVYSADPRSVRGAIKYSCMDYESLLAMAAAGASVIHPRAVLHARSHDVPLHVRSSFHTDQGTRIERLAPGLTAPGVTGITGQKGLTLLRMTGDIDLRKLRETLAEAHVTWSGIAAAKRDAYAIIMKEEEIYETMNRINRKKETLGIHTVTQEPGKALVHLVCGSEDQKKKQANLIRTSPLFQAKEVETADCHPEAWSALLPEKNLDAWMQQLHDRVLLKQDNQHPVAYG is encoded by the coding sequence ATGGCCATCATCGTGCAGAAGTTCGGAGGTACATCCCTCCAGTCCACCGAGCGAATCGCAGCCATCCGGGACCGGATCCTGCTGGAAAGAGAGACAGGGAGCCAGCTGGTCGTCGTCGTATCAGCGATGGGGGATTCCACCAACCGCCTGCTTTCGCTTGCCAAAGAACTGACGAACCGTCCCGATCCGCGGGACATGGATCTTCTGCTTGCGACAGGAGAGCAGGTTTCCTGTTCGCTCCTCTCGCTCGCCCTGAAGGAAAAAGGGGCCGATGCCGTTGCCCTGACCGGCCCACAAGCCGGCATCCAGACAGAACACGCCTACGGGAAGGCACGGATCACGAAGATTGCTACGCGTCCGATCCAAGAGCAGCTGGATGCCGGGAAGATCGTCGTCGTCGCCGGCTTCCAGGGCAACGCCGGTGAAGGAGAAATCTGCACCCTCGGCCGAGGAGGGTCCGATACGACAGCCGCAGCGCTGGCTGCGGAATTAGGGGCCGAACGCTGCGACATTTTCACAGACGTCGACGGCGTCTATTCCGCGGATCCACGTTCGGTCCGAGGAGCGATCAAATACAGCTGCATGGACTACGAAAGCCTGCTTGCGATGGCAGCGGCAGGAGCGTCCGTCATCCATCCACGGGCGGTCCTCCATGCCAGAAGCCACGACGTTCCACTGCACGTCCGGTCCAGCTTCCATACAGACCAAGGAACCCGCATCGAACGGCTGGCTCCCGGCCTGACAGCGCCCGGCGTTACCGGTATCACCGGACAGAAGGGGCTGACGCTTCTCCGCATGACCGGCGATATCGACTTGAGGAAGCTGCGGGAAACCCTTGCTGAAGCACACGTCACCTGGAGCGGCATAGCAGCCGCCAAGCGTGATGCGTATGCCATTATAATGAAAGAAGAAGAAATCTATGAAACGATGAACCGGATCAACCGGAAAAAAGAGACACTAGGAATCCATACCGTCACACAGGAGCCGGGCAAAGCACTCGTGCATCTCGTGTGCGGATCAGAAGACCAAAAAAAGAAGCAAGCGAACCTGATCCGGACAAGCCCTCTTTTCCAAGCGAAGGAGGTCGAGACGGCCGACTGCCACCCCGAAGCGTGGAGCGCCCTCCTGCCTGAAAAGAACCTCGATGCATGGATGCAGCAGCTTCACGATCGAGTCCTATTAAAACAAGACAACCAGCATCCCGTCGCCTACGGATAG
- a CDS encoding lysine N(6)-hydroxylase/L-ornithine N(5)-oxygenase family protein produces MYTTQPVYDVIGIGLGPFNLGMAALLDGVEDVRAVFFERETDFQWHPHMLIEGTTLQVPFFADLVSMADVKSEHSYLNYLQEHNRLYHFYFLEKFHIPRKEYDHYCRWVSKRLDSCRFGKEVTEVRMVERDGRNLYQVRIRDLSRGEEETYITRHIVMGIGTEPGVPEAFREALGPNVFHTSEYLKRKEEAELDGAVTVIGSGQSAAEVFLDIAKHQENCGGSLQWYTRSKGFFPMEYSKLGLEYFSPDYIDFFHALPQWKKDQLLEDQSLLYKGISAETIADIYDHLYERTVGGKKTEIELQAMTEMTELAGRGGRLTLRGYQRVSGEAVETEADVVILGTGYRQRIPAFFRSIEEALVKDDRGRLVINREYDIETTFEAEGDIFVQNGELHTHGVGAPDLGLGAYRNAVIINRIAGRDVYPVEDSHVFQTFGSKKQPALTHP; encoded by the coding sequence ATGTATACGACACAACCTGTCTATGATGTCATCGGAATCGGGCTCGGGCCGTTCAACTTGGGAATGGCCGCCCTGCTGGACGGGGTAGAGGATGTCCGTGCTGTATTCTTCGAAAGGGAAACGGACTTCCAATGGCACCCTCATATGCTTATCGAAGGTACGACGCTGCAGGTCCCGTTTTTCGCAGACCTTGTCAGCATGGCAGATGTGAAGAGCGAGCACAGCTATTTGAACTACCTGCAGGAACATAACCGTCTCTATCACTTCTACTTCCTGGAGAAATTCCATATTCCGAGGAAGGAATACGACCATTACTGCCGCTGGGTGAGTAAGCGCCTTGATTCCTGCCGGTTCGGCAAAGAGGTGACGGAGGTCCGGATGGTGGAACGGGACGGTCGGAACCTTTATCAAGTGCGGATCCGCGACCTGAGCCGTGGAGAGGAAGAGACCTATATCACCCGTCATATCGTAATGGGGATCGGGACCGAACCGGGTGTGCCGGAAGCTTTCCGGGAAGCACTCGGACCGAACGTCTTCCATACATCGGAATACTTGAAGAGGAAGGAGGAAGCGGAGCTCGACGGGGCTGTGACCGTCATTGGCTCCGGTCAGAGTGCAGCCGAGGTGTTCCTTGATATAGCGAAGCATCAGGAGAACTGCGGCGGCTCGCTTCAATGGTACACCCGGTCGAAGGGCTTCTTCCCGATGGAATATTCCAAGCTCGGGCTGGAGTACTTTTCACCGGACTATATCGACTTCTTCCACGCCCTCCCGCAATGGAAGAAGGACCAGCTGCTGGAGGATCAGAGCCTCTTGTACAAAGGAATAAGCGCTGAGACGATCGCAGACATTTATGATCACCTGTATGAACGGACCGTCGGAGGCAAAAAAACGGAAATCGAGCTCCAGGCGATGACGGAAATGACGGAGCTTGCAGGACGGGGCGGCCGCCTGACCCTGCGCGGATATCAGCGGGTGAGCGGGGAAGCGGTGGAAACCGAAGCGGATGTTGTCATCCTCGGTACCGGCTATCGACAGCGGATTCCGGCCTTTTTCCGAAGCATCGAAGAAGCACTCGTCAAAGATGACCGGGGAAGGCTCGTCATCAACCGGGAGTATGACATCGAAACGACGTTTGAAGCCGAAGGGGACATTTTTGTACAGAACGGGGAGCTCCATACCCACGGCGTCGGTGCACCGGACCTCGGTCTCGGCGCCTACCGGAATGCCGTGATCATCAACCGGATCGCAGGGAGGGACGTGTACCCGGTCGAAGACTCCCACGTATTCCAGACGTTCGGGTCGAAGAAGCAGCCCGCACTTACCCATCCATAA
- a CDS encoding LytTR family transcriptional regulator DNA-binding domain-containing protein, which translates to MTLISLEKVMKQEDNRTVLKNINLVIDNNSRIGLKMSREESEVLFKLISGELLPSSGYIESETKSIVTEYKDDGLYENLTVQSYLSFFKKIAGFPQPLDNYITSFSILDVWRTKINNLTDDQKKRISLFRMALFSPEVLLIENPLSTLTGEGIELYLKALEFLNDKNIAILFTSNSIEDLLLLSNEIYRYNRSSGLEKTDLTNQADPASEEKDESENFMPNNVFKVTCKLADKTIFFSPDEIDFIESINSVSNIHVDDECFPTDLTMSDLEDKLLKFGFFRCHRSYLVNLQRVSELISYSKNSYTLILKGNSNVKIPLSRNRLGEMKQLIGF; encoded by the coding sequence ATGACATTAATTTCACTAGAAAAAGTAATGAAACAAGAAGATAATCGTACTGTTCTCAAAAATATCAATTTAGTTATAGACAATAATTCCCGCATTGGGTTAAAAATGTCCCGTGAAGAAAGCGAAGTGCTATTTAAGCTTATATCAGGGGAACTTCTGCCTTCAAGTGGTTATATTGAGAGTGAAACAAAATCAATAGTAACAGAATATAAAGATGATGGCTTATATGAAAATTTAACTGTTCAAAGCTATTTGAGTTTCTTTAAAAAGATTGCAGGCTTTCCCCAACCTTTAGATAATTACATTACATCGTTTTCTATTTTGGATGTTTGGCGGACCAAAATCAACAATTTGACAGACGATCAGAAAAAAAGGATCAGTTTATTCCGCATGGCTCTATTTTCCCCTGAGGTTCTTTTAATTGAAAATCCACTCAGTACTTTAACAGGTGAAGGCATTGAACTTTATTTAAAAGCATTAGAGTTCCTAAATGACAAGAACATTGCCATACTATTCACGTCTAATTCTATAGAAGATTTATTGCTTTTAAGCAACGAGATCTATCGCTATAACCGATCAAGTGGACTAGAAAAAACGGATCTTACAAATCAAGCGGATCCTGCCTCAGAGGAAAAAGATGAGAGTGAAAATTTTATGCCGAACAATGTCTTTAAAGTGACTTGTAAGCTAGCGGATAAGACAATTTTTTTCAGTCCTGATGAAATAGATTTCATTGAAAGTATTAACAGCGTGAGTAATATACATGTTGATGATGAGTGTTTTCCAACAGACCTAACAATGAGTGACCTAGAAGATAAATTACTGAAATTTGGTTTCTTTCGGTGTCACCGTTCATATTTAGTTAATTTGCAGCGTGTGTCTGAATTGATTAGCTATTCAAAAAACAGTTATACATTAATTCTAAAAGGTAATTCAAATGTGAAAATTCCTCTTTCTCGAAATCGCTTGGGTGAAATGAAACAATTAATAGGGTTTTAA
- a CDS encoding PF20097 family protein: MDDVVRCPECGKELKQGYIFSPRRICWSDSPDSIFADFGSETLIDDAWLKVKKNPALRCQECSIVIFKHKENNDKR, from the coding sequence ATGGACGATGTAGTAAGGTGTCCTGAATGTGGTAAAGAGTTGAAGCAAGGATATATTTTCTCGCCTCGAAGAATTTGCTGGTCCGACTCGCCTGATTCAATCTTTGCTGATTTTGGAAGTGAAACATTAATAGATGACGCATGGTTAAAAGTCAAAAAAAATCCAGCCTTGAGGTGTCAGGAGTGCAGCATAGTTATTTTTAAACATAAGGAAAACAACGATAAAAGATAG
- a CDS encoding RNA polymerase sigma factor encodes MVTQLEDIYPTYFKDVFLYVYSLSCDKNISEDITSETFMKALRSLDSFKGDSDIRVWLCQIAKNSYYSYLRKKKSFVDLESVPEPASGDNVEQEIATSEASGKIQEVIQNLKEPYKKVFTLRVFGELSFKQIGKLYAKSDNWACVTYHRAREKIKARLEDYR; translated from the coding sequence ATGGTGACACAGCTTGAGGATATTTATCCTACATACTTTAAAGACGTATTCTTATATGTGTATAGTTTATCCTGCGATAAGAATATCTCTGAAGATATCACTTCGGAAACTTTTATGAAGGCATTAAGATCGTTAGACAGTTTCAAAGGGGATAGCGATATCCGTGTTTGGTTATGCCAAATTGCCAAAAACAGTTACTACTCTTATTTGCGTAAGAAAAAAAGCTTTGTAGATCTTGAGTCTGTTCCAGAACCAGCCAGCGGAGACAATGTAGAGCAAGAAATAGCCACTTCAGAAGCGTCTGGAAAGATACAGGAAGTTATCCAGAATTTAAAAGAGCCATACAAAAAGGTCTTTACGCTCCGTGTATTTGGAGAACTGTCATTTAAGCAAATTGGCAAATTGTATGCAAAAAGTGATAACTGGGCTTGTGTTACTTATCACCGCGCTAGAGAAAAGATTAAAGCGCGATTGGAGGATTATCGATGA